One window of Quercus robur chromosome 12, dhQueRobu3.1, whole genome shotgun sequence genomic DNA carries:
- the LOC126709603 gene encoding autophagy-related protein 8i-like yields the protein MGKTISFKDEFTFEQRYEESRDIIAKYPNRVPLIVERYSKSRLPEMEKKKFLVPRDMSVGQFIHILSDRLHLAPGKALFVFVKNTLPQTATLMDSVYESFKDEDGFLYMCYSTENTFGYATI from the exons ATGGGAAAAACCATTTCTTTCAAGGACGAGTTCACTTTCG AGCAAAGGTACGAGGAATCACGTGACATCATTGCCAAGTACCCAAACCGAGTCCCT TTAATTGTGGAAAGGTATTCAAAAAGCAGACTTCCTgagatggaaaagaaaaa ATTCCTGGTTCCCCGAGACATGTCCGTGGGGCAATTCATTCACATTCTGAGTGACAGACTTCATCTAGCCCCTGGAAAAGCTCTCTTTGTATTTGTGAAGAATACCTTACCTCAAACTG CAACTTTGATGGACTCTGTTTATGAATCCTTCAAGGATGAGGATGGATTTCTATACATGTGTTACAGCACTGAGAATACCTTCGGCTATGCTACAATTTAG
- the LOC126710610 gene encoding E3 ubiquitin-protein ligase HEL2-like — MDDSCAVCADALEWVAYGACGHKEVCSTCVARLRIICEDRRCCICKSESDIVFVTKALGDYTRLINDFSILPSDVKEGKVGSYWYHEDTQAFFDDVDHYNMIKAMCRLSCSVCDNVEGQPNDGPKRRAKFRNIEQLKGHLFHQHKLFMCSLCLEGRKVFICEQKLYTKVQLKQHINTGDSEVDGSESERGGFMGHPTCEFCRSPFYGENELYSHMSTEHYTCHICQRQHPGHYEYYKNYDDLEIHFRQEHFLCEDEACLAKKFIVYQSEADLKRHNTLEHGGRMSRSKRNAALQIPTSFRYRSSEQDRRRGRGRTFRRDSSEDQLSMAIEASLEIANADRTSHDPSSSSNGQVAPDPGDASDIDPIIQPFESLATTDSESSSRYLQALGQGSRNAPLVGSSFPPLRMAPNSSQQKPKQDSEGLPSNNMAAHLRRQRNVTVLNSVQGWPAATRGPVVPASTSTQFRPATNSGPVMSHSSGQTNTSTGNGLTKSTYASLAQPRSTHAQLSAGSSRDLGNTSRISHSTSAPDLVERGSVEPSISDFPPVSAAQINKLPTSSQALPSVEDVQVANRSLVEKMRAALEFDEDRYAAFKDISGQYRQGLIDTGRYLYYVQQFGLSHLVVDLARLCPDPRKQKELVETYNASLRSNGPQGNGWGRGSAHLKDSKGSKKGKGKSVVAEDSNSKDKLANSILSTVKQLQSSYKPLEQEAEMLSKDGYRASKGKSQESVFEQHMELSTGSQPLMKLRGQNDSPSAVSVSNQNIGDGGGGSKQRKKSSKFLRARLGDGSVASLLDLKNKDPDSDPEAVDVQNLTGGLPVRGVWRNGGGQKLFP, encoded by the exons ATGGACGATAGCTGTGCTGTGTGTGCCGATGCTCTTGAATGGGTTGCGTACGGAGCTTGTGGCCACAAAGAGGTCTGCTCCACCTGCGTCGCTCGCCTCCGCATCATCTGCGAGGATCGCCGTTGCTGTATCTGCAAGTCCGAGTCCGACATCGTTTTCGTCACCAAG GCTTTAGGAGATTACACCAGGTTGATTAATGACTTTTCCATCTTGCCCTCCGATGTAAAGGAGGGTAAAGTGGGATCATACTGGTACCATGAGGATACACAAGCGTTTTTTGATGATGTGGACCACTACAACATGATCAAGGCAATGTGCAGGCTTTCCTGCAGTGTATGTGATAATGTGGAGGGGCAACCAAATGATGGCCCAAAGCGTCGAGCAAAGTTCAGGAACATTGAACAGTTGAAGGGTCATTTATTCCATCAACATAAGTTGTTTATGTGTAGTCTTTGTTTGGAAGGGAGGAAG GTATTTATTTGTGAACAAAAGCTATATACTAAAGTACAACTGAAACAGCATATAAACACTGGAGACTCTGAGGTGGATGGAAGTGAGAGTGAAAGGGGTGGTTTTATGGGGCATCCTACGTGTGAATTTTGCAGATCACCATTCTATGGGGAAAACGAACTTTACTCCCATATGTCTACTGAACATTATACCTGCCATATATGCCAAAG GCAACATCCTGGACACTATGAGTATTACAAGAATTACGATGACCTCGAG ATCCACTTCCGTCAAGAGCATTTCTTATGTGAAGATGAGGCCTGCCTTGCCAAAAAGTTTATTGTTTATCAATCCGAAGCAGATTTGAAG AGACACAATACTCTTGAACATGGAGGACGAATGTCACGTTCCAAGCGTAATGCTGCCCTGCAG ATACCAACTAGCTTTCGGTATCGAAGTAGTGAGCAAGATCGTCGTCGTGGAAGAGGACGAACATTTCGACGTGATTCTTCTGAAGATCAACTTTCTATGGCCATTGAAGCAAGTTTGGAGATAGCTAATGCAGACCGTACATCTCATGATCCATCATCTTCGTCCAATGGGCAAGTTGCCCCTGACCCTGGGGATGCAAGTGATATTGATCCAATCATTCAGCCATTTGAATCATTAGCCACAACGGATTCTGAATCATCTTCAAGGTACCTTCAAGCCTTGGGGCAAGGGTCAAGAAATGCTCCTTTGGTAGGATCTTCTTTTCCTCCCCTCCGTATGGCACCCAACAGCAgtcaacaaaaaccaaaacaggACTCAGAAGGTTTGCCTAGTAACAATATGGCAGCACATCTCCGCCGCCAAAGAAATGTGACTGTTCTTAATTCAGTTCAGGGTTGGCCAGCTGCTACCCGGGGGCCAGTGGTACCAGCAAGTACTTCTACCCAATTTAGGCCTGCAACAAATTCAGGACCTGTAATGTCACATAGTTCTGGTCAGACCAATACCTCCACTGGTAATGGACTGACAAAATCAACCTATGCAAGTTTGGCTCAACCTCGTTCGACCCATGCACAATTGTCAGCTGGCTCTTCAAGGGACTTGGGCAACACTAGTAGGATCAGCCACTCCACATCAGCCCCGGATCTTGTGGAGAGAGGATCTGTGGAACCTTCAATATCTGATTTTCCTCCAGTTTCTGCAGCACAAATTAACAAGTTGCCCACAAGTAGCCAGGCCTTGCCAAGTGTGGAGGATGTTCAAGTTGCAAACAGGTCTTTGGTGGAAAAGATGCGTGCTGCTCTTGAATTTGATGAAGACAGATACGCTGCTTTTAAAGACATATCTGGACAATATCGGCAGGGTTTAATTGACACGGGAAGATATCTGTATTATGTGCAGCAGTTTGGCCTGTCACATCTTGTTGTTGACTTGGCTCGACTCTGTCCTGATCCTCGGAAACAGAAAGAGCTTGTTGAGACCTATAATGCTAGTTTGCGAAGCAATGGTCCACAAGGTAATGGTTGGGGCCGTGGTAGTGCCCACTTGAAAGACAGTAAAGGCTCTAAGAAAGGTAAAGGGAAGTCTGTAGTTGCTGAAGATAGTAATTCAAAGGATAAATTAGCAAATAGCATTTTAAGCACCGTAAAGCAACTGCAATCAAGCTATAAGCCCTTAGAACAGGAGGCGGAGATGTTATCCAAGGATGGGTACCGAGCATCCAAAGGCAAATCACAGGAATCGGTTTTTGAGCAGCACATGGAGTTAAGTACTGGTAGTCAACCTTTAATGAAGCTGAGGGGCCAGAATGATTCCCCATCGGCTGTTAGTGTATCTAATCAAAATATAGGAGATGGTGGTGGAGGGAGTAAGCAACGAAAGAAATCCTCAAAGTTCCTCAGAGCTCGATTAGGTGATGGCTCTGTGGCATCACTTTTGGACCTCAAAAATAAAGATCCTGACTCAGATCCGGAAGCAGTGGATGTCCAGAACCTCACTGGAGGGTTGCCAGTGCGTGGTGTCTGGCGAAATGGTGGAGGTCAAAAACTCTTCCCCTAG